One Nicotiana tomentosiformis chromosome 4, ASM39032v3, whole genome shotgun sequence genomic window carries:
- the LOC138909170 gene encoding uncharacterized protein: MLKKDVATSWTEELQKAFDKIKEYLSKSPVLVPPEPGRPLLLYLSVLDGTFGCVLGKHDETGRKKQAIYYRSEKFTPYEARFPCNNNMAEYEIQELLVIRDSDLLVHQVLGEWATKNTKIVPYLHCVQELIKRFTKIEFKHVPRIQNEFVDTLATLSSMIQHPNKNFIDPISIGIHKPPAYCAHVEEEFDGNP, from the exons ATGCTGAAGAAAGATGttgcaacaagctggactgaagaattACAGAAGGCCTTCGACAAGATCAAGGAGTATTTGTCTAAATCACCCGTGTTGGTCCCTCCGGAACCAGGAAGACCTCTATTGCTTTATCTGTCTGTGTTGGATGGGACCTTTGGTTGCGTTCTAGGAAAACATGATGAAACTGGGAGAAAGAAACAGGCGATATATTATCGGAGCGAGAAGTTCACGCCTTACGAAGCCAG attCCCGTGCaacaacaatatggcagaatacgagATTCAGGAGCTTTTAGTAATCAGAGATTCAGATCTATTGGTAcaccaggttctaggagaatgggctactaagaataccaaaatagtgccatacttgcattgtgtacAAGAGCTAATCAaaaggttcacgaagatagaattCAAGCATGTCCCAAGGATTCAGAATGAATTTGTAGACACACTAgccaccttgtcttccatgatacaacatccaaacaagaacttcatcgatcctatctcaataggaattcataagccgCCGGcctattgtgctcatgttgaagaagaatttGACGGAAATCCGTAG